The following coding sequences lie in one Maribacter forsetii DSM 18668 genomic window:
- the gdhA gene encoding NADP-specific glutamate dehydrogenase translates to MENKIKAFMDEVISRNGHEPEFIQAVQEVAETVIPYIASQDIYNGKNILLRMVEPERLISFRVAWVDDDGEIHVNRGYRIQMNSAIGPYKGGLRFHPTVNASILKFLAFEQVFKNSLTTLPMGGGKGGSDFDPKGKSDDEVMRFCHAFMLELNRHIGPNTDVPAGDIGVGAREIGFLFGMYKKIRNEFTGVLTGKGLSWGGSKIRPEATGYGTVYFAQSMLKTKNESFDGKTVVISGSGNVAQYAAEKAILLGAKVVTLSDSSGYIYDKDGINDEKLAFVMDLKNNRRGRISEYADKYSSAEFHKGKTPWDVKCDIALPCATQNELNQQDAKNLLKNGCMCVAEGANMPCNTDAVHEFNNAKILFAPGKASNAGGVATSGLEMSQNSLRISWTREEVDERLKDIMEDIHDSCIEFGKEEDGFCNYVKGANIAGFVKVADAMLAQGVI, encoded by the coding sequence ATGGAGAATAAAATAAAAGCATTTATGGACGAGGTTATTTCCAGAAATGGACATGAGCCAGAATTCATTCAAGCGGTGCAAGAAGTTGCAGAAACAGTTATACCATATATTGCAAGTCAAGACATATATAATGGTAAGAACATTCTTTTAAGAATGGTTGAGCCAGAGCGTTTAATTTCTTTTAGAGTTGCTTGGGTAGACGATGATGGTGAAATTCACGTTAACCGAGGTTATAGAATTCAAATGAATTCTGCTATTGGACCATATAAAGGTGGTTTACGTTTTCACCCTACCGTAAATGCAAGTATCTTAAAATTCTTGGCTTTTGAGCAAGTATTTAAGAACAGTCTTACAACATTGCCAATGGGTGGTGGTAAAGGTGGTTCTGATTTTGATCCTAAAGGAAAATCTGATGATGAGGTAATGCGTTTTTGCCATGCCTTCATGTTAGAATTAAATAGACATATTGGTCCAAATACAGATGTGCCTGCTGGTGATATTGGTGTTGGTGCTCGTGAAATAGGATTCCTTTTTGGTATGTACAAGAAGATTAGAAATGAGTTTACCGGTGTATTAACTGGTAAAGGACTTTCTTGGGGTGGTTCCAAAATTAGACCAGAAGCAACAGGTTATGGTACCGTATATTTTGCACAAAGTATGTTGAAGACCAAAAACGAAAGTTTTGATGGTAAGACGGTAGTAATTTCTGGATCAGGAAATGTTGCACAGTACGCTGCTGAAAAAGCAATTTTATTAGGTGCAAAAGTGGTAACACTTTCAGATTCTAGTGGTTACATCTACGACAAAGATGGTATCAATGATGAGAAGCTTGCTTTTGTAATGGACCTTAAGAATAATAGAAGAGGTCGTATTTCTGAATATGCAGATAAATATTCATCTGCAGAATTTCATAAAGGTAAAACTCCGTGGGATGTAAAATGTGATATTGCATTACCATGTGCTACTCAAAACGAATTGAATCAACAAGATGCTAAAAATCTATTGAAGAATGGTTGTATGTGTGTTGCAGAAGGCGCAAATATGCCTTGTAATACCGATGCTGTTCATGAATTCAATAACGCAAAAATATTGTTTGCACCTGGTAAAGCTTCAAACGCTGGTGGTGTAGCAACATCTGGATTGGAAATGTCTCAGAATTCATTAAGAATTAGCTGGACACGTGAAGAAGTAGATGAGCGTTTAAAAGATATTATGGAAGATATTCATGATTCTTGTATTGAATTCGGTAAAGAAGAAGATGGTTTCTGTAACTACGTAAAAGGAGCTAACATTGCTGGTTTTGTTAAGGTTGCAGACGCAATGCTTGCACAAGGGGTAATCTAG
- a CDS encoding cystathionine gamma-synthase, which translates to MASKNSKFNTKTIHGGQQPDEAYGAVMPPIYQTSTYAQTTPGGHKGYQYSRSANPTRTALENSLASIEGGAYGLAFGSGIAAIDAVIKLLAPGDEVISTNDLYGGTYRIFKKIFEKFGIVFHFVGMQGTNAVRKQINSRTKLIWVETPTNPMMNIIDIKAIAALTVNTEILLAVDNTFATPYLQKPLELGADIVMHSATKYLGGHSDTVVGALVVKDKELAEKLYFIQNASGAVCGPMDSFLVLRGIKTLHVRMQRHCENGKAIAEYLKNNPKIEKVYWPGFEDHPNHLIAKEQMKDFGGMISFVPKGGSYEDAIKIVEKLQVFTLAESLGGVESLAGHPASMTHASIPKEERLSSGVVDALIRLSVGIEDVDDLIKDIEQAIG; encoded by the coding sequence ATGGCTTCTAAAAACTCAAAATTTAATACCAAGACCATACATGGAGGTCAGCAACCAGATGAGGCTTATGGAGCGGTTATGCCACCAATTTATCAAACATCAACTTATGCACAAACTACACCAGGAGGACATAAGGGGTATCAATATTCTAGAAGTGCCAACCCAACCAGAACAGCTTTAGAAAATTCATTGGCAAGTATTGAAGGGGGAGCATATGGTTTAGCTTTTGGTAGTGGCATTGCGGCAATAGATGCGGTCATTAAATTATTGGCGCCGGGAGATGAAGTAATTTCTACAAATGACCTTTATGGAGGAACGTATAGAATATTCAAAAAGATTTTTGAAAAATTTGGTATTGTTTTTCATTTTGTAGGTATGCAAGGAACAAATGCCGTGCGAAAACAAATAAATTCAAGGACAAAATTAATTTGGGTAGAAACACCAACTAACCCAATGATGAATATTATAGATATTAAAGCGATAGCTGCTTTAACTGTGAATACTGAAATTTTGCTGGCGGTAGATAATACATTTGCTACCCCATATTTACAAAAGCCTTTAGAATTGGGTGCAGATATAGTTATGCATTCCGCTACCAAATATCTTGGTGGTCATAGCGATACCGTTGTTGGGGCTTTAGTGGTAAAAGATAAAGAATTGGCAGAAAAGCTCTATTTCATACAAAACGCAAGTGGTGCCGTTTGTGGGCCTATGGATAGTTTTTTGGTTTTACGAGGAATAAAAACGCTGCATGTACGTATGCAACGACATTGTGAAAATGGAAAAGCAATAGCAGAATATCTTAAAAACAATCCTAAAATTGAAAAAGTATACTGGCCAGGTTTTGAGGATCACCCTAATCATCTTATCGCAAAGGAACAGATGAAAGATTTTGGAGGTATGATTTCATTTGTGCCTAAAGGAGGTAGTTATGAAGATGCGATTAAGATTGTAGAAAAGTTACAGGTATTTACGTTAGCAGAGTCTTTAGGTGGCGTAGAAAGTCTGGCCGGTCACCCCGCAAGTATGACCCATGCAAGTATTCCAAAAGAAGAACGACTTAGTAGTGGTGTGGTTGATGCTTTGATAAGATTAAGTGTTGGTATTGAAGATGTTGATGATTTAATTAAAGATATAGAACAAGCGATAGGATAA
- a CDS encoding DUF3298 and DUF4163 domain-containing protein codes for MKSKLTCLLLCFLFFACNNKNSVSFEPLTITTDSCENCTSVRIEIPKANGATKLSKTINNALEGEIIALLNFDEESNAQNLEEAKEAFLDDYKELNGKFPEESMPWEATVEGNITFENDSIITIKLASYIYTGGAHGYGTNRFLNFDKISGKELYQEDLFNSLDDFKTYAETLFRKQESIPTEGSINDTGFMFETERFYLPDNMGYTENGLLLFYEPYEIASFADGPIILTIPYEEANTFLKYPSKT; via the coding sequence ATGAAATCTAAGCTTACCTGCCTACTCCTTTGTTTTTTATTTTTTGCCTGTAATAACAAGAATTCTGTTTCTTTTGAACCGTTAACCATCACTACGGATTCTTGTGAGAATTGTACGTCTGTACGTATAGAAATTCCAAAAGCGAACGGAGCAACAAAACTTAGCAAAACCATTAACAATGCCTTAGAAGGTGAAATTATAGCATTACTGAATTTTGATGAGGAAAGTAATGCTCAAAATCTTGAAGAAGCAAAAGAAGCGTTTCTAGATGATTACAAAGAGTTAAACGGAAAATTTCCAGAAGAATCCATGCCTTGGGAAGCTACTGTTGAAGGAAATATCACTTTTGAAAACGACAGTATCATCACCATTAAACTAGCATCTTACATTTATACGGGTGGCGCTCATGGCTACGGCACCAACCGATTTCTCAACTTTGATAAAATTAGCGGTAAAGAGTTATACCAAGAAGATTTGTTTAACAGCTTAGACGATTTTAAAACGTATGCCGAAACACTTTTCAGAAAACAAGAAAGCATACCCACAGAAGGTTCTATAAACGATACCGGTTTTATGTTCGAAACAGAGCGTTTTTATTTACCCGATAATATGGGGTATACAGAAAACGGACTACTCCTATTTTATGAACCGTACGAAATAGCATCTTTTGCAGATGGTCCAATTATATTGACCATACCTTATGAAGAAGCAAATACTTTTTTAAAGTACCCGAGTAAAACTTAA
- a CDS encoding DinB family protein has translation MMTENLFGIMLQNRKNLHTILTETPKEKLLQIPEGFNNNVYWNIAHTVATQQLLIYKLSGLQMRIPNELVAKFAKGTVPDGTATEEEMMVVADFLISTAEWLVEDYNTALFQTFNEYTTSARVTLKNVDDAIVFNLLHEGLHLGQISLLLKQLS, from the coding sequence ATGATGACTGAGAATTTATTTGGTATAATGTTACAAAATCGTAAAAATTTGCATACGATATTAACAGAGACTCCTAAAGAAAAACTGCTTCAAATACCTGAAGGATTCAATAACAATGTTTATTGGAATATAGCTCATACGGTAGCAACGCAACAACTTCTTATCTACAAGTTAAGTGGTTTGCAAATGCGAATTCCAAATGAGCTGGTGGCAAAGTTCGCGAAAGGTACAGTGCCAGATGGTACAGCAACCGAAGAAGAGATGATGGTGGTAGCAGATTTTTTAATTTCTACGGCAGAATGGCTTGTTGAAGATTACAATACGGCACTTTTTCAAACATTTAACGAGTATACCACAAGTGCACGAGTTACGCTTAAAAATGTTGATGATGCAATAGTATTTAATTTGTTGCACGAAGGGTTACACCTTGGGCAGATTAGTCTTTTGTTAAAACAATTGTCTTAA
- a CDS encoding arsenate reductase family protein: MKKIYHLSTCSTCQRIIKELQPLSDFKLQDIKTEPITTSQLEEMHKLSNSYEALFSKRAVLYRERNLKEQNLSEDDFKALILEQYTFLKRPVIIVGDQIFIGNSKKVVEAAKTAIHS, from the coding sequence ATGAAAAAAATATATCACTTAAGCACTTGTTCTACTTGCCAACGTATCATTAAAGAATTGCAACCTCTTTCTGATTTTAAACTTCAAGACATAAAAACAGAACCTATAACCACTTCTCAACTTGAAGAAATGCATAAGCTTTCTAACAGCTATGAAGCGCTATTCAGCAAAAGAGCTGTTTTATACCGAGAACGTAACCTTAAAGAACAAAACCTTTCTGAAGACGATTTTAAAGCGTTGATTTTAGAACAATACACTTTTTTAAAACGACCAGTGATCATTGTTGGTGACCAAATTTTTATTGGTAATAGCAAAAAAGTGGTTGAAGCCGCTAAAACGGCAATTCATTCGTGA
- a CDS encoding DMT family transporter, producing the protein MSKRLLAIFAAIGATTIYALNHTIAKGVMPHYVQPFGFIILRVLGAAILFWLISPLGPKERIDRKDYLRMLVCALLGMAFNMLVFFKGLSLSTPINSAVLITTSPIIVLILSAVILKEKISSRKVIGITIGLLGALGLILFSAEVRQDAPNIPLGNFLIFLNSMFYGSYLVLVKVLISKYHPFTFMKWLFSLGVLICLPFGYQEFMEISWSTLPFEAYFGIGFVIIGTTFCTYLFNIFALTQLKASTLSAFVYVQPLLGIAYAVLTGQDSITTLKIVAACFVLVGVYLSSKKPKRQPQEY; encoded by the coding sequence GTGAGTAAAAGACTGTTAGCCATATTTGCCGCTATTGGAGCTACAACAATATATGCTTTAAACCACACCATTGCAAAAGGGGTTATGCCCCATTATGTGCAACCTTTTGGGTTTATTATTCTTAGAGTTCTAGGTGCTGCAATTTTATTTTGGTTGATCTCCCCTTTAGGACCAAAAGAACGTATAGACCGTAAAGATTATCTTAGAATGCTAGTTTGTGCGCTATTGGGCATGGCTTTTAACATGTTGGTTTTCTTTAAAGGCCTATCGCTTTCAACTCCTATTAATAGTGCAGTATTGATTACAACTTCACCAATTATTGTACTTATACTGTCTGCGGTCATTTTAAAGGAAAAAATTTCCAGTAGAAAAGTCATTGGTATTACAATAGGCCTGCTAGGTGCACTAGGTCTCATACTATTTAGTGCTGAAGTTAGACAAGACGCTCCTAATATTCCCCTTGGAAATTTTCTGATCTTTTTGAATTCTATGTTTTATGGATCTTATTTAGTACTTGTTAAAGTGCTGATCAGCAAGTATCATCCGTTTACATTTATGAAATGGTTATTTTCTTTAGGTGTGCTCATTTGCCTTCCTTTTGGATACCAAGAATTCATGGAAATTTCTTGGAGCACATTACCTTTTGAAGCTTATTTTGGAATTGGCTTTGTAATTATAGGAACCACCTTTTGCACGTACCTATTCAATATTTTTGCGCTTACCCAATTGAAAGCTTCTACATTAAGCGCCTTTGTATACGTACAACCATTACTAGGTATAGCTTATGCAGTTCTTACAGGTCAAGATTCTATTACAACCCTGAAAATTGTTGCCGCTTGTTTTGTATTGGTTGGCGTGTATCTTTCTAGCAAAAAACCTAAAAGACAACCTCAGGAATATTAA
- a CDS encoding GntR family transcriptional regulator, translating to MVSLPEEIFQDTYGKIKKLIVTKKLVPGQLITEHRLSHTLNIKDDTVPVVLLQLIQESLLVGSLDQGLSVRELCEHEIVEMFNCRIALETMAVKLFTLNAPQSKIDDLRSLLVPFENGPKNGYVFYKIDRYFHEYIVKNCGNRTLYQMYKSAKILSFMDLVGLNRPLHVILQEHLDLVSAMHHRDENKAVEVLSLNLENAKKSHI from the coding sequence ATGGTCAGTCTACCAGAAGAAATTTTTCAAGATACATATGGTAAAATAAAAAAGTTGATTGTAACCAAGAAATTGGTGCCAGGGCAACTTATTACTGAACATAGGCTTTCACATACATTAAATATTAAAGACGACACTGTACCAGTAGTACTCTTACAATTAATACAAGAGAGTCTTTTAGTGGGTAGTTTAGATCAAGGTCTTTCTGTTAGAGAATTGTGTGAGCATGAAATAGTAGAAATGTTCAATTGTAGAATAGCATTGGAAACTATGGCAGTAAAGCTGTTTACATTAAATGCACCACAATCTAAAATTGACGATTTAAGAAGTCTATTGGTGCCATTTGAAAATGGACCAAAAAACGGATATGTGTTCTATAAAATTGACCGATATTTTCACGAATATATTGTTAAGAATTGTGGTAATAGAACGTTATATCAAATGTACAAGTCGGCTAAAATATTGTCATTTATGGACTTGGTCGGTTTAAATAGACCTTTACATGTAATTTTGCAAGAGCATCTTGATCTGGTATCTGCTATGCATCACCGAGATGAAAACAAAGCTGTTGAAGTGTTGTCTTTGAATTTAGAAAACGCAAAAAAATCACATATTTAA
- a CDS encoding acyl-CoA thioesterase yields MYTKDFEVRWSDIDANRHLANSAFVNFMSHTRLAFLMELGFDQKTMVDYKIGPVAFYEHMYYFKEAFLGNKIKVSLDIKGLSEDGKFFEFNHDFYNEKGENIARCEMMGAWINLGTRKLTGLTEELLNRFSGIEKGEGFRVLTKEHTREFLKIPENL; encoded by the coding sequence ATGTATACAAAGGATTTTGAAGTACGCTGGAGTGATATTGATGCAAATCGTCATTTGGCGAATTCGGCGTTTGTCAACTTTATGAGCCACACAAGGTTGGCTTTTTTAATGGAACTTGGTTTTGATCAAAAGACTATGGTGGACTATAAAATAGGTCCCGTGGCATTCTATGAACATATGTATTATTTTAAGGAAGCCTTCTTAGGAAATAAGATTAAAGTTTCTTTGGATATAAAAGGGTTGAGTGAAGATGGAAAGTTTTTTGAATTCAATCATGATTTTTATAATGAAAAAGGAGAGAATATAGCGCGTTGTGAAATGATGGGGGCATGGATTAATCTTGGGACTAGAAAACTAACAGGATTAACCGAAGAGTTGTTGAATAGATTTAGTGGAATAGAAAAAGGAGAAGGCTTTAGGGTGTTAACAAAAGAGCACACCAGAGAATTTTTAAAAATTCCTGAAAATTTATAA
- a CDS encoding NAD(P)H-dependent flavin oxidoreductase has product MSNKPTFIKELSLPAVAAPMFLISGPQLVIECCKNGIVGTFPALNQRTSEGFEEWLIEIKSALKTFEEETGKKAAPFGVNLIVHATNPRLEADVKLCVKHKVPLIITSLGAVSEVVDAIHSYGGLVFHDIIKKRHAEKAAEAGVDGLILVAAGAGGHAGTINPMPLVAEIKKFYHKTILLSGCISTGRDIASALQMGADLAYMGTRFINTNESKANPEYRQMIIDAGASDVVYTASISGVHANFLGASLKAAGITEEDLKKDVKIDFGKEMNTEAKAWKTIWSAGQGSALIDDSIAVTELVSHLKTEFKEAIEEQIKVLETYPK; this is encoded by the coding sequence ATGTCAAATAAACCCACATTCATTAAAGAGTTATCCTTGCCTGCAGTTGCAGCTCCAATGTTTTTAATTTCTGGACCGCAATTGGTCATTGAATGTTGTAAAAATGGCATAGTTGGTACTTTTCCTGCATTGAACCAACGCACTAGCGAAGGTTTTGAAGAATGGCTTATTGAAATAAAATCTGCCTTAAAGACCTTTGAAGAAGAAACAGGGAAGAAAGCTGCGCCGTTTGGTGTAAACTTAATTGTACACGCAACAAACCCAAGATTAGAAGCAGATGTAAAATTATGTGTTAAGCACAAAGTACCATTGATCATTACTTCGTTAGGTGCTGTTTCTGAAGTAGTAGATGCTATTCACAGTTATGGTGGCCTGGTTTTTCACGATATCATTAAAAAGCGTCATGCAGAGAAAGCAGCCGAAGCCGGTGTGGACGGATTAATACTTGTAGCTGCCGGTGCCGGCGGTCATGCAGGTACAATCAATCCAATGCCATTGGTTGCTGAAATAAAGAAATTCTACCATAAGACTATTCTTCTTTCAGGTTGTATTAGTACAGGGAGAGACATTGCATCTGCCCTACAAATGGGTGCTGATTTGGCTTATATGGGTACCAGATTCATAAATACAAATGAAAGCAAAGCCAACCCTGAATATAGACAAATGATTATTGATGCAGGTGCCAGCGATGTGGTTTATACTGCTTCAATTTCTGGTGTACACGCCAATTTTTTAGGTGCTAGTTTAAAAGCTGCGGGTATCACAGAAGAAGACCTTAAAAAAGATGTAAAAATTGATTTTGGAAAAGAAATGAATACTGAAGCCAAAGCTTGGAAAACCATTTGGTCTGCAGGTCAAGGTTCTGCACTCATTGACGATTCTATAGCTGTTACTGAATTAGTATCCCATCTAAAAACGGAATTTAAAGAGGCTATAGAAGAGCAAATTAAAGTTTTGGAAACATACCCTAAGTAA
- a CDS encoding YheT family hydrolase codes for MPLIDSTYDPPLFFKNGHLSTIYSGLVRKVADVEQIRIRITLPDSDFLDTDWSYASSPSQKLVIIIHGLEGSSKRAYIKGSAKVLTQSGYDVCAINLRGCSGTANKLFRSYHSGATEDLQAVIEHVLNLDEYQSIYLNGFSLGGNLLLKYLGEKRERANEIKGAVAISVPCQLADSLHQLLQFKNAIYAKRFKGNLIKKLKLKQELYPDLISDTDIENIKTLKDFDDFYTSRAHGFKDAMDYYAKSSSLQFLDKIKVPTLIINALNDSFLGAQCYPIEIAKHHSKLFLEMPKYGGHVGFYGTNNLTYAERRTLEFLDNIN; via the coding sequence ATGCCTTTAATTGACTCTACATATGACCCGCCGTTGTTTTTCAAAAACGGACACCTATCTACCATATATTCCGGTTTAGTTAGAAAAGTAGCCGATGTAGAGCAAATACGCATTCGTATCACTCTGCCAGATTCTGATTTTTTAGACACGGACTGGAGCTATGCTTCATCTCCTTCCCAAAAATTGGTTATCATAATCCATGGTCTGGAAGGAAGTTCCAAGAGAGCGTATATAAAAGGTAGTGCTAAAGTTTTAACACAATCTGGCTATGACGTTTGCGCCATTAATTTAAGAGGATGCAGCGGTACAGCCAATAAACTATTTAGATCTTACCACTCTGGAGCAACCGAAGATTTACAAGCGGTTATTGAACATGTTCTAAATTTAGATGAATACCAAAGTATTTACCTTAATGGTTTTAGCCTTGGTGGCAACCTACTTTTAAAATATTTAGGTGAAAAAAGAGAAAGGGCTAATGAAATTAAAGGAGCAGTTGCCATTTCGGTGCCTTGCCAATTAGCAGATTCACTGCACCAGTTACTTCAGTTTAAGAATGCAATTTATGCCAAAAGGTTTAAGGGAAACCTCATAAAAAAACTGAAGCTAAAGCAAGAATTATATCCTGACCTTATTTCTGATACAGATATCGAAAACATTAAAACACTTAAAGATTTTGATGATTTTTACACCAGTAGAGCACATGGTTTTAAAGATGCAATGGACTACTATGCCAAAAGCAGCAGTCTTCAGTTCTTAGACAAGATCAAAGTACCTACTCTAATAATCAATGCACTAAACGATTCTTTTTTAGGGGCCCAGTGTTATCCTATAGAAATTGCCAAACACCACAGCAAACTTTTTCTTGAAATGCCTAAGTATGGTGGTCATGTTGGTTTCTACGGCACCAATAACTTAACCTACGCGGAGCGGCGTACATTAGAATTCTTAGATAATATAAACTAA
- a CDS encoding c-type cytochrome → MRKLFTLLALSTMIISCGEKKEEKKDGFEMNRTKKEVKKETASEGVPVDLDNKGVGPITSVTFDEAVNEEMAAAGKEKFQAICTACHMAEQRMIGPALKGVYERRSPEWVMNMIINPDKMLKEDPIAKALLKEYNNAIMLNQNLNEEEARNLAEYLRTL, encoded by the coding sequence ATGCGCAAATTATTCACTTTATTAGCTCTTAGCACAATGATCATTAGTTGTGGTGAGAAGAAGGAAGAGAAAAAAGATGGTTTTGAAATGAACAGAACCAAAAAAGAAGTTAAAAAAGAAACGGCAAGTGAAGGCGTTCCTGTTGATTTAGATAACAAAGGTGTTGGCCCAATAACCAGTGTTACTTTTGACGAGGCAGTAAACGAAGAAATGGCCGCTGCAGGTAAAGAAAAATTTCAAGCTATATGTACGGCTTGCCACATGGCAGAGCAACGTATGATCGGTCCGGCATTGAAAGGTGTTTACGAACGTAGAAGCCCAGAATGGGTAATGAACATGATTATCAATCCTGATAAAATGTTGAAAGAAGATCCTATTGCTAAAGCATTATTGAAAGAATACAACAATGCAATTATGCTTAATCAGAATTTAAATGAAGAGGAAGCTCGTAACTTAGCAGAGTATTTGCGTACGCTATAA
- a CDS encoding DsbA family oxidoreductase has product MQNDKIKIDIVSDVACPWCYVGKKRLEKAIKEWDGAEIEIEWHPFQLDPNIPKEGLDRDTYLTNKFGSVDGPLEMTKRLEESGKEEGINFNFGKEWLAVNTLPLHQLLHVAGEEGFKDALKERFMKAYFDENLHLNDVSVLSSIMAEYVWTAEKTEKVINDDAIAYAVKQEIAHYQQRGVNSVPFFIINDKFGISGAQPPAAFLEAFQQVAPLKIIATGDSCDPSTGIC; this is encoded by the coding sequence ATGCAAAACGATAAAATAAAAATAGATATAGTTTCTGATGTTGCTTGCCCATGGTGTTATGTTGGTAAGAAAAGATTAGAAAAAGCAATAAAAGAATGGGATGGCGCCGAGATAGAAATTGAGTGGCACCCATTTCAATTAGATCCAAATATACCAAAGGAAGGACTAGACAGGGATACTTACCTTACCAATAAATTTGGTAGTGTAGACGGACCTCTGGAAATGACGAAACGTTTAGAAGAAAGCGGAAAAGAAGAAGGTATCAACTTCAACTTTGGAAAGGAATGGTTGGCGGTAAATACATTACCGTTACATCAACTTTTACATGTGGCAGGTGAAGAGGGCTTCAAAGACGCTCTTAAAGAACGTTTTATGAAAGCATACTTTGATGAAAATCTTCATTTAAACGATGTTTCCGTTCTAAGCTCTATTATGGCAGAATATGTTTGGACGGCAGAAAAAACAGAAAAAGTTATAAATGACGACGCTATTGCCTATGCAGTAAAACAAGAAATTGCGCATTACCAGCAACGCGGTGTCAACAGTGTGCCTTTCTTTATTATCAATGACAAGTTCGGTATTAGTGGTGCACAACCACCTGCAGCTTTTTTAGAAGCTTTTCAACAAGTAGCACCATTAAAAATAATTGCTACGGGTGATAGTTGTGATCCTTCTACAGGAATTTGCTAA
- the trxA gene encoding thioredoxin: MKASFSDIIKGDTPVLVDFFADWCGPCKTLAPILKDVKTDLGDAIKVVKIDVDKNQTLASQYQVRGVPTMILFKDGKQVWRQSGVVPKNDLLQIINSN, encoded by the coding sequence ATGAAAGCATCATTTTCTGATATCATTAAAGGGGACACTCCGGTTTTAGTAGACTTTTTTGCTGACTGGTGCGGACCTTGTAAAACGCTAGCTCCTATTCTAAAGGACGTGAAAACCGATTTAGGAGACGCTATTAAAGTCGTAAAAATCGACGTAGATAAAAATCAAACATTGGCATCTCAATACCAAGTTAGAGGTGTGCCTACTATGATTCTTTTTAAAGATGGAAAGCAGGTTTGGAGACAATCTGGGGTAGTGCCAAAAAATGACTTATTACAAATTATAAATTCTAACTAA